One Carassius gibelio isolate Cgi1373 ecotype wild population from Czech Republic chromosome A7, carGib1.2-hapl.c, whole genome shotgun sequence DNA window includes the following coding sequences:
- the LOC128016523 gene encoding beta,beta-carotene 15,15'-dioxygenase, with amino-acid sequence MQYDYSKNKDEHPEPIKADVKGLIPEWLQGTLLRNGPGLFSLGETRYNHWFDGMALLHSFTIKKGEVTYKSKYLQGDTYNSNMQANRIVVSEMGTMAYPDPCKNIFSKVITFLSHTIPDFTDNCANNIIKYGNEYHATSETNYIRKIDPMTLETQDKVDYLKYLPVNIVASHTHYDKEGNSYSMGTCIAEKGKTKYTLFKVPGGSGSDGSPPLKSAEVVCTVPCRSLLSPSYYHSFGMTDNYFVFIEQPLKLDVLKMATAYLRRVSWASCMKFHPEDSTLIHLIDRKTKKEVGIKFYTGAMAVYHQVNAFEDDGHVVFDVICYDDNSLYEMFYLDKLKEQMGADTVYCKPKCKRFVLPLSDMGEMGEDLVKLKYTTASAVKEKEGKVLCQGEVLCDGVELPRINYNFNGKKYRYSYMCCVDTSPVATKIVKFDAEMKQKIEWTGGDGFASEPVFIPRPDAVDEDDGVVLTCIINAKPGQGGFLLVLDGKSFKEVARACIDVDFHMDMHGYFIPDSS; translated from the exons GCTTGATTCCTGAATGGCTGCAGGGCACGCTTCTACGCAATGGACCTGGCCTCTTCTCTTTGGGAGAGACAAGATACAACCATTGGTTTGATGGAATGGCACTTTTGCACAGTTTCACAATTAAAAAAG gagAAGTGACGTACAAAAGCAAGTATCTTCAAGGTGACACCTACAACTCGAACATGCAGGCCAACAGAATAGTGGTGTCAGAGATGGGAACCATGGCATACCCAGACccatgcaaaaatatattctcCAA agtgaTCACTTTCCTGAGCCACACCATTCCAGACTTCACTGACAACTGTGCCAATAACATAATCAAATATGGAAATGAATACCATGCTACATCTGAGACCAATTACATTCGTAAAATTGACCCCATGACTTTAGAGACCCaagacaag GTGGACTACCTGAAATACCTTCCTGTAAATATTGTGGCATCACATACGCATTATGATAAAGAGGGAAATAGCTACAGTATGGGAACATGCATCGCAGAGAAGGGCAAAACTAAATACACCTTGTTCAAGGTTCCAGGAGGAA gtgGGTCAGATGGGTCTCCACCTTTGAAAAGCGCTGAGGTCGTGTGTACTGTGCCCTGCCGTTCCCTGCTCTCACCCAGTTATTACCACAGCTTTGGCATGACCGACAACTACTTTGTCTTTATCGAGCAGCCCTTAAAGCTGGATGTCCTCAAAATGGCCACAGCCTATCTGAGGAGGGTCAGCTGGGCCAGCTGCATGAAATTCCACCCTGAAGACAGC ACCCTAATTCACCTTATTGACCGAAAGACAAAAAAGGAAGTTGGGATCAAATTCTACACTGGTGCAATGGCTGTCTACCATCAAGTCAATGCATTTGAAGATGATGGCCATGTTGTTTTTGACGTGATCTGCTATGATGACAACAGCTTGTATGAAATGTTTTACCTGGACAAGCTGAAGGAGCAGATGGGAGCAGATACTGTGTACTGCAAGCCAAAGTGCAAAAGATTTGTCTTGCCCCTTAGCGACATG GGTGAGATGGGTGAAGATCTGGTCAAACTTAAATACACGACAGCAAGTGCTGTAAAGGAGAAAGAGGGGAAAGTTTTGTGTCAGGGCGAGGTTCTCTGTGATG GTGTGGAACTTCCAAGAATTAATTACAACTTCAATGGAAAGAAGTACAGATATTCGTACATGTGTTGTGTGGACACATCCCCAGTGGCTACAAAG ATTGTCAAGTTTGATGCTGAGATGAAGCAGAAGATTGAGTGGACTGGAGGAGATGGTTTTGCCTCGGAGCCGGTCTTCATTCCCAGACCAGATGCAGTTGATGAAGATGATG GTGTAGTCCTGACATGCATCATAAACGCCAAACCTGGGCAGGGTGGCTTTCTATTGGTGCTTGATGGCAAGTCTTTCAAAGAGGTTGCCCGGGCATGTATAGATGTAGATTTCCACATGGACATGCATGGCTACTTCATACCAGACAGTAGTTAA